A genomic window from Arvicola amphibius chromosome 5, mArvAmp1.2, whole genome shotgun sequence includes:
- the Harbi1 gene encoding putative nuclease HARBI1 — protein sequence MAIPITVLDCDLLLYGRGHRTLDRFKLDDVTDEYLMSTYGFPRQFIYYLVELLGASLSRPTQRSRAISPETQILAALGFYTSGSFQTRMGDAIGISQASMSRCVANVTEALVDRASQFIHFPVDEAAVQSLKDEFCGLAGMPGVIGVVDCIHVAIKAPNSEDLSYVNRKGLHSLNCLVVCDIRGALMAVETRWPGSLQDCSVLQQSSLSSQFETGMHKDSWLLGDSSFSLRTWLMTPLRVAETPAEYRYNRAHSATHSVIEKTLRALCSRFRCLDGSKGALQYSPEKSSHIVLACCVLHNISLEHGMDVWSSPGTGPIEQSPEGECEQTESLDLEADRIRQELMLTHFS from the exons ATGGCTATCCCAATAACAGTGCTTGACTGTGATCTCTTGCTGTACGGCAGAGGTCACCGGACCTTGGACCGTTTTAAGCTGGATGATGTGACTGATGAATATTTGATGTCCACGTATGGATTTCCACGACAATTCATTTACTACTTAGTGGAACTCTTGGGGGCAAGTCTTTCTCGACCTACTCAGCGATCTAGGGCTATTAGCCCAGAAACTCAGATCCTGGCAGCATTGGGCTTCTATACCTCGGGCTCCTTCCAGACTCGGATGGGAGATGCAATTGGAATCAGTCAAGCCTCCATGAGCCGGTGTGTTGCCAATGTCACTGAGGCCCTCGTGGACAGGGCCTCACAGTTTATTCACTTTCCAGTGGATGAGGCCGCCGTCCAATCTCTGAAGGATGAGTTCTGTGGACTGGCAGGGATGCCAGGAGTCATAGGGGTGGTTGACTGTATCCACGTGGCAATCAAGGCACCGAATTCTGAAGACCTCTCTTATGTGAACCGCAAGGGTCTGCATTCTTTGAACTGTCTGGTGGTGTGTGACATCAGAGGGGCACTAATGGCTGTGGAGACACGCTGGCCAGGTAGCCTCCAGGACTGTTCTGTGCTCCAGCAGTCTTCTCTAAGCAGTCAGTTTGAAACTGGGATGCATAAAGATAGCTGGCTTCTTG GAGACAGTTCCTTCTCTCTCCGCACCTGGCTCATGACTCCACTTCGCGTTGCTGAAACCCCAGCAGAGTATCGCTATAACAGGGCCCATTCTGCAACCCACAGTGTGATTGAGAAGACTTTGCGAGCCCTCTGCTCGAGGTTCCGGTGCCTGGATGGATCGAAGGGAGCACTGCAGTACTCGCCAGAGAAATCCAGCCACATCGTCTTGGCTTGTTGTGTCCTTCATAACATTTCCCTGGAACACGGGATGGATGTTTGGTCCTCTCCAGGAACTGGACCCATTGAACAGTCACCTGAGGGTGAGTGTGAGCAAACGGAGTCCCTGGATTTGGAGGCTGACCGGATCCGGCAGGAACTAATGCTCACTCACTTCAGCTAG